The genomic region GCAGCGGCAGATCGCGGTAGCTGTGCAGACCGGCGTTATAGATTTGCACGTGGCAGGGGCAGTTCATCGGTTTGATCGCGTAGGTGCGGTTTTCCGATTCGGTCGTGAACATGTTCGGCGAGTACTTGCCCCAGTGACCGGAACGCTCCCACAGGCTCAGGTCGATGACCTGCGGCGTGCGCACTTCCTGATAGCCTTCCTGACGCAGACGCTTGCGGATATAGCTTTCGATTTCCTGCCAGATGGTCCAGCCGTTGTTGTGCCAGAACACCATGCCCGGCCCTTCTTCCTGGACATGGAACAGATCCAGCGCCTTGCCGATTTTGCGGTGATCGCGTTTTTCAGCCTCTTCCAACCGATGCAGGTAGGCTTCCAGATCTTTCTTGTTGGCCCAAGCAGTACCGTAAACGCGCTGCAACTGCTGATTCTTGGTATCGCCACGCCAGTAGGCGCCGGAAACGCGCATCAATTTGAACGCTTTCAGTTTGCCAGTGCTTGGCACGTGCGGACCGCGGCAAAGATCTTCGAAGTCCCCTTGGCCATACAGCGAAATGTCTTCGTCGCCAGGAATCGAGGCGATGATTTCTGCCTTGAAGTGTTCGCCCATTTGCTTGAAATGCTCGACAGCCTCGTCGCGCGGCATCACCCGGCGATGCACCGGAATATCCTTCGCGGCCAGTTCGGCCATGCGCTTTTCGATTTTTTCCAAGTCTTCCGGCGTGAAAGGTTTCGGCGCGGCGAAATCGTAATAAAAGCCGTCTTCAATCACCGGGCCAATGGTGACCTGCACATCCGGGTACAGCTGCTTGACCGCCTGAGCCAGCAAGTGCGCGGTCGAGTGACGAATGACTTCCAGCCCTTCCTCGGATTTTTCCGTGATGATTGCGAGCTCAACGTCGTCGGTGATGGTGTAGCTGGTATCCACTTCCTTGCCATTGACCTTGCCGGCCAGCGCCGCTTTCGCGAGCCCCGGACCAATACTCTCCGCCACCTGCATGACCGTTACCGGGCCATCAAAGCGGCGCTCACTACCATCTGGAAGCCGTACGACAGGCATTTTCGCCCTCTATCTCGTGGATGAATGGAATATAAAAAGGACGGCGATTATAGGGGGCATGGCGCCGCTGGCTCAACGATACATTTCGGCATGAGGCATCGTTCACATGCGGCCACGCAAAAAGATGTACAATCACTGCATCTATATATTGAGGGTTTATCGATGACCAATGCCTGTGCCGCCACCGGAAACGTACTGGCTGAAAAGCTCGGTCGGGAACGTGTGGCGCGCATCGTTCATCACTTTTACGCCAGGGTCCGTGAGCATCCACGGTTGAAAGTCCCATTTCTGCAGCATGTGCAGGACTGGCCGCAACACGAGGCAATCATCAGCCATTTCTGGTGGGTCATGCTCGGTGGCGAGAAAT from Permianibacter aggregans harbors:
- the thrS gene encoding threonine--tRNA ligase, coding for MPVVRLPDGSERRFDGPVTVMQVAESIGPGLAKAALAGKVNGKEVDTSYTITDDVELAIITEKSEEGLEVIRHSTAHLLAQAVKQLYPDVQVTIGPVIEDGFYYDFAAPKPFTPEDLEKIEKRMAELAAKDIPVHRRVMPRDEAVEHFKQMGEHFKAEIIASIPGDEDISLYGQGDFEDLCRGPHVPSTGKLKAFKLMRVSGAYWRGDTKNQQLQRVYGTAWANKKDLEAYLHRLEEAEKRDHRKIGKALDLFHVQEEGPGMVFWHNNGWTIWQEIESYIRKRLRQEGYQEVRTPQVIDLSLWERSGHWGKYSPNMFTTESENRTYAIKPMNCPCHVQIYNAGLHSYRDLPLRMAEFGSCHRNEPSGALHGLMRVRGFTQDDAHIFCTEDQIADEVVKFIDLLYSVYQDFGFKDVIVKLSTRPEQRIGTDAMWDKAEQALADALNQAGLPFEYLPGEGAFYGPKIEFTLKDSIGRMWQCGTMQVDYNMPERLGAEYVDENSARRTPVMLHRAILGSLERFIGILIENYAGWMPTWLAPQQVSVLSITERTGEFCEKVAQGLNEQGFRAASDLRNEKISYKIREHTLQRVPYLLVVGDREVDANSVAVRRRDGKDLGVMSVEAFTDLLAKDVASRGRAILED